Genomic segment of Sinorhizobium meliloti:
TTTGCCTCATGGAGTGCGGGCCTGCGTGCCTTCACGCCAGCAAGACGAAAAAGGCACCGATCATGGGTCTGCAGGCTCTTTTTTTCTATCTTTTTGCCTTCATCGCCGTGGCGTCGGCATTCATGGTCATCGCGGCCAGGAATCCGGTCTATTCGGTTCTGTTCCTGATCCTGACCTTCTTCAATGCGGCCGGGCTCTTCCTGCTGACCGGTGCCGAGTTCCTGGCGATGATCCTGCTGGTGGTCTATGTCGGGGCCGTCGCGGTTCTCTTCCTCTTCGTGGTCATGATGCTCGATATCGACTTTGCCGAGCTTCGCGCCGGCGTGCTCGAATATGCGCCGATCGGCGCGCTGATCGGGCTGATCCTTGCCGCCGAACTGATCGTCGTTGTTGGCGGCTCCGCTTTCTCACCTGAAATCGCCAAGGGCATCGCAATGCCGATACCGGCGCCGAGCGACCGCACCAACACCGCCGCGCTCGGCGATGTCCTCTATACCCATTACGTCTACTTCTTCCAGATCGCGGGGCTCGTGCTGCTCGTCGCCATGTTCGGCGCCATCGTGCTGACCCTGCGTCACCGTCAGAACATCAAGCGTCAGAGCATTCCGCAGCAGGTTGCCCGCACCCCCGAAACCGCCGTCGAGGTGGTTACGGTCAAGCCGGGGCAGGGCATCTAATCGGACGCGAGGTCGAGGGACTACACTTATGGAAATCGGAATTTCCCACTATCTGACCGTCAGCGCCATTCTGTTCACGCTCGGCGTCTTCGGCATCTTCCTCAACAGGAAGAACGTCATCATCATCCTCATGTCGGTGGAGCTCATCCTGCTGGCCGTCAACATCAACATGGTGGCGTTCTCGGCCTTCCTGAACGACATCACCGGCCAGGTGTTCGCGCTGTTCATCCTGACCGTTGCGGCGGCCGAAGCCGCCATCGGACTTGCAATTCTCGTCGTCTTCTACCGCAACCGCGGCTCGATCGCCGTCGAAGACGTCAACATGATGAAGGGCTGACAGGGCTATGGATACCATCGTCAAGGCTATCGTCTTCCTGCCTCTGATCGGCTTCCTGATCGCCGGCCTTCTCGGCACGCAGATCGGCGCCAAAGCATCCGAATATGTGACCAGCGGCCTGATGATCGTCACCGCAGCGCTCTCCTGGTTCGTCTTCTTCCACGTCGCCCTCGGCGAAGAGGAGATGATCAAGGTTTCGGTGCTGCGCTGGATCCAGTCCGGAAGCTTCGATGTCGAATGGGCTTTCCGCGTCGACACGCTGACGGCCGTCATGTTCGTCGTCGTCAACACCGTCTCGACCCTGGTGCACATCTATTCGATCGGATACATGCACCACGATCCGAACCGGCCGCGTTTCTTCGCCTATCTGTCGCTCTTCACCTTCGCGATGCTGATGCTCATCACGTCGGACAATCTGCTGCAGATGTTCTTCGGCTGGGAAGGCGTGGGTCTCGCATCATACCTGCTGATCGGCTTCTGGTATAAGAAGCCGTCCGCCAATGCGGCGGCGATGAAGGCCTTCATCGTCAACCGCGTCGGCGACTTCGGCTTCTCGCTCGGCATCTTCTGCGTCTTCGTCCTCTTCGGCTCGATCAATTTCGAGACCATCTTCGCCGCTGCGCAGAACTATTTGCCGGCCGAGGGTGCTGCGGCAGGGGACGCGGTCATCAATCTCTTCGGAATGCAGCTCGACAAGGGGCATGCCCTGACGGCCACCTGCCTGCTGCTCTTCATGGGCGCGATGGGCAAGTCGGCGCAGTTCCTGCTGCACACCTGGCTGCCGGACGCCATGGAAGGCCCGACCCCCGTTTCGGCCCTTATCCATGCCGCAACCATGGTGACCGCGGGCGTCTTCCTCGTCGCCCGCATGTCGCCGCTCTTCGAGCTTTCGCCGGACGCCCTGACGGTCGTCACCCTGATCGGCGCGATCACCGCATTCTTTGCGGCGACCGTCGGTCTGGTCCAGAACGACATCAAGCGCGTCATCGCCTATTCGACCTGCTCGCAGCTCGGCTACATGTTCGTCGCGCTCGGCGTCGGCGCCTATGGCGCGGCGATCTTCCACCTCTTCACGCACGCCTTCTTCAAGGCGCTCCTGTTCCTGGGCGCGGGCTCGGTCATCCACGCCGTCGACGGCGAGCAGGACATGCGTTACATGGGCGGACTGCGCACGCATATTCCGGTCACCTACTGGATGATGTTCATCGGTACGATCGCGCTCACCGGCGTCGGCATTCCCGGTACGGTCATTGGCACGGCGGGCTTCTTCTCGAAGGACGCGATCATCGAATCCACCTTCGCGTCGCATAGCGTCGTTTCCGGTCTGGCCTTCGTGCTGCTGGTCATCGCGGCGCTCTTCACCAGCTTCTATTCCTGGCGTCTGACCTTCATGACGTTCCACGGCAAGCCACGCGCTTCCTCCGACGTCATGCATCACGTCCACGAGTCGCCGCAGGTCATGCTGGTGCCCCTCTACATCCTGGCCGCCGGCGCCCTCGTCGCTGGCTTCCTGTTCCACGATTATTTCTTCGGTCACCACTACGCCGAGTTCTGGCAGGGCGCTCTGTTCACGTCCGCCGAAAACGAGCTTCTCGAGGAGTACCACCACGTTCCGCTATGGGTGAAATGGAGCCCGTTCGCGGCCATGGCGCTCGGTCTCTTCACGGCCTGGTACATGTACATCCGTTCGCCGGAGACGCCGAAATATCTCGCCGAGCAGCATCGCGGGCTTTACCAGTTCCTGCTCAACAAGTGGTATTTCGACGAACTCTACGATTTCCTGTTCGTCCGCAGCGCCAAGCGCCTGGGTACCTTCCTCTGGAAGGAGGGTGACGGACGGGTGATCGACGGGTACGGCCCGAACGGGATCGCTGCGCGCGTTCTCGACGTGACCGACCGGGTGGTCCGCCTGCAGACCGGATACCTCTACCACTACGCGTTCGCCATGCTGATCGGTATTGCAGCGCTCGTTACATGGATGATGCTCGGGAGTTCCTTCTGATGACCGATTGGCCCGTACTTTCCGCGGTCACCTTCATGCCGCTCGTCGGCGTTCTGCTTCTCCTGCTCACAAGGGAAGACAGCGCCTACGGCCGCCGCAACATCCTGAACGTCTCGCTGCTGACGACGGTCTTCACCTTCCTCGTGTCGCTCTACATCTGGTACCAGTTCGACCCGTCGAATCCGGGCTTCCAGATGGTCGAGAAGCGGGAGTGGCTCGGCACCGGCATTTCCTATCATCTGGGCGTCGACGGCATTTCCATACTCTTCGTCCCGCTGACGGCATTCCTGATGCCGTTCTGCGTGCTGGCAAGCTGGGTGACGATCGAGAAGCGCCTGAAGGAATACATGATCGCGTTTCTGATCCTGGAAACGCTGATGCTTGGCGTCTTCGTGTCTCTCGACATCATCCTTTTCTACGTCTTCTTCGAGGCGGGCCTCATCCCGATGTTCATCATCATCGGCGTGTGGGGCGGCAAGGAGCGCGTCTACGCAAGCTACAAGTTCTTCCTCTATACGCTGCTCGGTTCCGTTCTGATGCTGCTTGCCATGATGGCGATGTATTGGCAGGCGGGCACCACCGACATCACGCAGTTGCTCGCCTATCAGTTCCCGCGCGAAATGCAGACCTGGCTCTGGCTTGCCTTCTTCGCTTCCTTCGCGGTGAAGATGCCCATGTGGCCGGTGCACACCTGGCTTCCCGATGCGCACGTGCAGGCGCCGACGGCAGGCTCGGTCATCCTGGCCGGCATCCTCCTGAAGCTCGGCGGCTACGGCTTCCTGCGCTTCTCCCTGCCGATGTTCCCGCTGGCGTCCGACTTCTTCGCGCCGTTCGTCTTCACCCTGTCGATCATTGCGATCATCTACACCTCGCTGGTCGCGATGATGCAGACCGACATCAAGAAGCTCATCGCCTATTCATCGGTGGCGCATATGGGCTACGTGACGATGGGAACCTTCGCGGCGAATGTTCAGGGTGTCCAGGGAGCGATTTTCCAGATGCTGTCGCACGGCATCGTCTCGGGCGCGCTCTTCCTCTGCGTCGGCGTCGTCTATGACCGGCTGCATACGCGCGAGATCGCGGCATATGGCGGCCTCGTCAACAACATGCCGAAATATGCCGTCGCCTTCATGGTCTTCACCATGGCCAATGTGGGCCTTCCGGGAACGTCGGGCTTCGTCGGCGAAGTGCTGACGCTGGTGGGCGCCTTCCGCGCCAACACCTGGGTCGCCCTGTTCGCGACGACCGGCGTCATTCTGTCGGCGGCTTACGCGCTCTGGCTCTACCGCCGGGTGATTTTCGGTGCGCTGGAAAAGGAAAGCTTGAAGGCGTTGCTCGATCTGTCGGGGCGCGAGAAACTCATTCTCTATCCGCTGGTGATCCTGACCATCTTCTTCGGTGTTTATCCGGCACCGGTCTTCGACGCGACCGCGGCCTCCGTGGACTTGCTCGTCAACAACTACGCCGCCGCCCTGCAGGCAGCGCAAGACGTTGCGCTTTCGGTGCAATGATCAAGGGACGTGATGTGACATGACTGCTGAAACCCTTATCGCCAGCCTGCAACTTTCGATGCCCGAGCTGATCCTTGCGGTCGGCGCGATGGCTCTCCTGATGATCGGCGTCTTCTCGGGCGAAAGAGCCACACCGACCGTGACCGGACTTGCGGTCGCAGTGCTCATCATCGCCGGGCTGTGGCTCGTTCTGAAGACGGGCGAGGGGGAGGCCTATGGCGGCGCCTTCCTGTCGGATCCCTTCGCCAAATTCATGAAGGTCCTCGCCCTGATCGGCTCGATCACCGTGATGGTGATGACCGTCGGACACGCGCGTTCGGCTCAGATCGACCGGTTCGAGTTCCCCGTGCTTCTGGTTCTGGCCACCCTCGGCATGCTGCTGATGATATCGGCCAACGATCTCATCTCGCTCTACCTGTCGTTGGAGCTGCAGTCACTCGCCCTTTACGTCGTGGCGGCAATCAACCGCGACAGCGTCCGGTCGACGGAAGCGGGCCTGAAGTATTTCGTTCTCGGCGCGCTGTCTTCGGGCATGATGCTTTACGGCATGTCGCTCGTCTACGGCTTCACCGGGCATACCGGCTTCGACGAGATCGCGGCGGCGCTCACGGCTGAGGGCCGGTCGCTGGGCCTCGTCTTCGGGCTGGTGTTCATTCTTGCGGGTCTCGCCTTCAAGATCTCCGCCGTACCATTCCATATGTGGACGCCGGACGTCTACGAAGGCGCCCCGACGCCGGTGACGGCATTCTTCGCCGCAGGACCGAAGGTCGCGGCCATTTCGATCCTCGTGCGCATCGTCATCAACGCCTTCGAGCCGGTGGTCGCCGATTGGCAGCAGATCGTCGTCTTCATCTCGATCGCATCGATGCTGCTCGGCTCCTTCGCCGCGATCGGCCAACGCAACATCAAGCGGCTGATGGCCTATTCC
This window contains:
- the nuoN gene encoding NADH-quinone oxidoreductase subunit NuoN, which codes for MTAETLIASLQLSMPELILAVGAMALLMIGVFSGERATPTVTGLAVAVLIIAGLWLVLKTGEGEAYGGAFLSDPFAKFMKVLALIGSITVMVMTVGHARSAQIDRFEFPVLLVLATLGMLLMISANDLISLYLSLELQSLALYVVAAINRDSVRSTEAGLKYFVLGALSSGMMLYGMSLVYGFTGHTGFDEIAAALTAEGRSLGLVFGLVFILAGLAFKISAVPFHMWTPDVYEGAPTPVTAFFAAGPKVAAISILVRIVINAFEPVVADWQQIVVFISIASMLLGSFAAIGQRNIKRLMAYSSIGHMGYALVGLAAGSMAGVRGVILYMLIYMVMTLGTFACILAMRRREGEHVEGIDDLAGLSQTNPFMATVLTILMFSLAGIPPLAGFFAKYFVFVAAIEAQLYGLAIIGVLASVVGAYYYLRVIKVMWFEEPRGEFARTAGELRLVFGLSGLFVLGYVLIGGPLGTAAEAAARTFF
- a CDS encoding NADH-quinone oxidoreductase subunit M gives rise to the protein MTDWPVLSAVTFMPLVGVLLLLLTREDSAYGRRNILNVSLLTTVFTFLVSLYIWYQFDPSNPGFQMVEKREWLGTGISYHLGVDGISILFVPLTAFLMPFCVLASWVTIEKRLKEYMIAFLILETLMLGVFVSLDIILFYVFFEAGLIPMFIIIGVWGGKERVYASYKFFLYTLLGSVLMLLAMMAMYWQAGTTDITQLLAYQFPREMQTWLWLAFFASFAVKMPMWPVHTWLPDAHVQAPTAGSVILAGILLKLGGYGFLRFSLPMFPLASDFFAPFVFTLSIIAIIYTSLVAMMQTDIKKLIAYSSVAHMGYVTMGTFAANVQGVQGAIFQMLSHGIVSGALFLCVGVVYDRLHTREIAAYGGLVNNMPKYAVAFMVFTMANVGLPGTSGFVGEVLTLVGAFRANTWVALFATTGVILSAAYALWLYRRVIFGALEKESLKALLDLSGREKLILYPLVILTIFFGVYPAPVFDATAASVDLLVNNYAAALQAAQDVALSVQ
- the nuoL gene encoding NADH-quinone oxidoreductase subunit L, translated to MDTIVKAIVFLPLIGFLIAGLLGTQIGAKASEYVTSGLMIVTAALSWFVFFHVALGEEEMIKVSVLRWIQSGSFDVEWAFRVDTLTAVMFVVVNTVSTLVHIYSIGYMHHDPNRPRFFAYLSLFTFAMLMLITSDNLLQMFFGWEGVGLASYLLIGFWYKKPSANAAAMKAFIVNRVGDFGFSLGIFCVFVLFGSINFETIFAAAQNYLPAEGAAAGDAVINLFGMQLDKGHALTATCLLLFMGAMGKSAQFLLHTWLPDAMEGPTPVSALIHAATMVTAGVFLVARMSPLFELSPDALTVVTLIGAITAFFAATVGLVQNDIKRVIAYSTCSQLGYMFVALGVGAYGAAIFHLFTHAFFKALLFLGAGSVIHAVDGEQDMRYMGGLRTHIPVTYWMMFIGTIALTGVGIPGTVIGTAGFFSKDAIIESTFASHSVVSGLAFVLLVIAALFTSFYSWRLTFMTFHGKPRASSDVMHHVHESPQVMLVPLYILAAGALVAGFLFHDYFFGHHYAEFWQGALFTSAENELLEEYHHVPLWVKWSPFAAMALGLFTAWYMYIRSPETPKYLAEQHRGLYQFLLNKWYFDELYDFLFVRSAKRLGTFLWKEGDGRVIDGYGPNGIAARVLDVTDRVVRLQTGYLYHYAFAMLIGIAALVTWMMLGSSF
- a CDS encoding NADH-quinone oxidoreductase subunit J, translated to MGLQALFFYLFAFIAVASAFMVIAARNPVYSVLFLILTFFNAAGLFLLTGAEFLAMILLVVYVGAVAVLFLFVVMMLDIDFAELRAGVLEYAPIGALIGLILAAELIVVVGGSAFSPEIAKGIAMPIPAPSDRTNTAALGDVLYTHYVYFFQIAGLVLLVAMFGAIVLTLRHRQNIKRQSIPQQVARTPETAVEVVTVKPGQGI
- the nuoK gene encoding NADH-quinone oxidoreductase subunit NuoK; protein product: MEIGISHYLTVSAILFTLGVFGIFLNRKNVIIILMSVELILLAVNINMVAFSAFLNDITGQVFALFILTVAAAEAAIGLAILVVFYRNRGSIAVEDVNMMKG